The following proteins are co-located in the Macadamia integrifolia cultivar HAES 741 chromosome 3, SCU_Mint_v3, whole genome shotgun sequence genome:
- the LOC122074683 gene encoding uncharacterized protein LOC122074683 produces MSDNHSDSGCNKMKKTENQKNHFNREVMPGSELWTDGLLCAFEFVRGCKKTSRKKSGPRIQSTQQIEGEDWKKHVLRNRSTDATTPKRNSSNLLEPASLVEFGASETFPLDDHKDTENYHSGRFHNMERYPESRWIPIGWSRISELVQTVQADATWAVQPIEFTDDEDDLTVADVAAPYWERPAGPTWWCHVAAGHKFVDTWLSNAQWLHPAISTALRDESRLISERMKHLLYEVPVRVAGGLLFELLGQSAGDPTVDEDDIPVVLRSWQAQNFLITALHVKGSTSNINVLGITEVQELLAAGGINAPKTVHEVIAHLACHLSRWDDRLFRKSIFGEADEVELKFMNRRNHDDMNLFSIILNQEIRRLSRQVIRVKWSLHAREEIVFELLQHLRGTAARNLLEGIRQSTRDMIGEQEAVRGRLFTIQDVMQSTVRAWLQDRSLRVTHNLAVFGGCGLVLSIFTGLFGINVDGIPGANNTPYAFGLFTALLFLLGVVLIGVGLLYLGLKGPITEEQVQVKKLELQELVKMFQHEAETHAQVRQDYSRRNLPPTAGDTPQDGTQCVLIS; encoded by the exons ATGTCTGACAATCATTCAGATTCTGGATGCAACAAGATGAAGAAAACAGAGAATCAAAAGAACCACTTTAATAGAGAAGTAATGCCTGGAAGTGAACTTTGGACAGATGGACTCCTTTGTGCTTTTGAATTTGTTCGTGGGTGTAAGAAGACAAGTCGGAAAAAATCTGGTCCAAGGAtccagtccacacaacaaatagAAGGTGAGGATTGGAAGAAGCATGTACTGAGAAACAGATCGACTGATGCTACAACCCCAAAGAGGAACAGTAGCAACTTGTTAGAGCCTGCATCCTTAGTTGAGTTTGGAGCTAGTGAAACTTTTCCTTTGGATGACCACAAAGATACTGAGAACTATCATTCAGGTCGTTTTCATAACATGGAAAGATATCCAGAAAGTCGATGGATACCAATAGGTTGGTCTAGAATTTCTGAGCTTGTCCAAACAGTGCAAGCTGATGCAACCTGGGCCGTGCAGCCAATTGAGTTCacagatgatgaagatgaccTCACCGTTGCAGATGTTGCAGCTCCTTACTGGGAACGACCTGCAGGGCCTACATGGTGGTGTCATGTTGCTGCAGGTCACAAATTCGTTGACACATGGTTGAGTAACGCTCAATGGTTACATCCTGCCATAAGTACTGCTTTGAGAGATGAAAGCCGGTTGATTAGTGAGCGTATGAAGCACCTTTTATATGAG GTCCCTGTTAGGGTTGCGGGAGGCCTATTATTTGAGCTATTGGGGCAATCAGCTGGTGATCCTACTGTTGATGAGGATGACATCCCGGTTGTACTTAGATCTTGGCAAGCACAAAACTTTCTGATAACTGCATTGCACGTAAAAGGATCTACATCAAACATAAATGTGTTAGGAATCACCGAAGTTCAG gaacttcttgctgcTGGTGGTATAAATGCTCCAAAAACTGTTCATGAAGTAATAGCTCATCTGGCTTGCCACCTCTCTCGATGGGATGATAG attaTTCCGCAAGTCCATATTTGGGGAGGCAGATGAAGTTGAGCTGAAATTTATGAACAG GAGAAACCATGACGACATGAATCTTTTCAGTATAATTCTAAACCAAGAAATCAGAAGGTTATCAAGACAG GTGATTCGAGTTAAATGGTCGCTGCATGCAAGGGAGGAGATTGTATTTGAACTTCTCCAACATTTGAGGGGTACTGCAGCTAGGAACTTGCTAGAGGGTATAAGACAGAGTACTAGAGATATGATTGGGGAGCAAGAAGCAGTACGTGGCCGTTTATTTACAATTCAAGATGTGATGCAGAGCACTGTTCGTGCTTGGTTGCAG GACAGAAGCCTCCGTGTTACGCATAATTTGGCCGTTTTTGGTGGGTGTGGCCTTGTTCTTTCTATCTTCACAGGGCTCTTTGGGATCAATGTAGATGGAATCCCTGGAGCTAATAATACACCCTACGCATTTGGTCTGTTTACAGCTTTACTCTTCCTGCTAGGAGTTGTGCTAATTGGAGTTGGGTTACTCTACCTTGGGTTGAAAGGACCTATTACTGAAGAACAGGTTCAAGTGAAAAAGTTGGAGCTCCAAGAGCTGGTTAAGATGTTTCAGCATGAGGCAGAGACTCATGCACAGGTCCGCCAAGATTACTCCAGAAGGAACTTGCCCCCAACTGCTGGAGATACGCCCCAAGATGGTACACAGTGTGTCCTTATTAGCTAG
- the LOC122074928 gene encoding AT-hook motif nuclear-localized protein 16, which produces MAGGDLAASSVGSKNATDLIPRGDMTNHSRAFLDAEGLVVPKLTKAVPAAAMSAEGVSMKRPRGRPAGSKNKPKPPIIITRDSANALRAHAMEVGNGCDICESLANFARRRQRGIYILSGTGCVMNVTLRQPATSGAIVTLHGRFEILSLLGSILPPPAPPGVTGLTIYLAGPQGQVVGGGVVGALIASGSVVIMAASFMNATFDRLPLDDEEVAAAHNQHHLNNPQYHNLHQVDLSNLYGIPQNMLNNGGLPSEIYAWAPGRQLTKG; this is translated from the coding sequence ATGGCTGGTGGAGATCTAGCTGCCTCTTCTGTAGGATCGAAGAATGCCACTGATCTAATCCCAAGAGGGGATATGACTAATCACTCCAGGGCATTCCTAGATGCTGAAGGATTAGTGGTTCCTAAGTTGACAAAGGCAGTGCCTGCCGCAGCTATGTCAGCAGAGGGCGTGTCCATGAAGAGGCCTCGTGGTCGGCCAGCTGGGTCAAAAAACAAGCCAAAGCCACCGATTATCATTACCCGTGATAGTGCTAATGCCCTTCGGGCTCATGCTATGGAGGTTGGAAATGGATGTGATATTTGTGAGAGTTTAGCAAACTTTGCGAGGAGGAGGCAGCGCGGAATCTACATACTAAGTGGAACAGGTTGTGTGATGAATGTCACTTTGAGGCAACCTGCCACTTCTGGTGCCATTGTGACACTCCATGGAAGATTTGAAATCCTTTCATTGCTAGGTTCAATTTTACCTCCTCCAGCACCACCTGGTGTCACAGGCCTCACAATCTATTTAGCAGGGCCTCAAGGTCAAGTGGTAGGTGGAGGTGTTGTAGGTGCTCTGATTGCTTCAGGTTCTGTGGTGATCATGGCTGCCTCATTCATGAATGCAACTTTTGATCGTCTCCCtctggatgatgaagaagttgCTGCTGCTCATAATCAGCATCACTTGAACAATCCTCAGTATCACAACCTTCACCAGGTCGACTTGTCGAATTTGTATGGGATACCACAAAACATGCTTAACAATGGAGGTTTGCCCTCTGAGATATATGCCTGGGCACCGGGACGCCAACTTACTAAAGGCTAG